The following proteins come from a genomic window of Heliomicrobium gestii:
- a CDS encoding RelA/SpoT family protein: MQVTLGQLLKRVQSYTQNPSDLEFVRRAFEYADEAHTGQLRKSGEPYIYHPMAVAYILADLELDVATIAACLLHDVVEDTPVTREQLEKEFGSEVALMVDGVTKLSRLEFHSKQEQQVESLRKMFLAMAKDIRVILIKLADRLHNMRTLKHQTPEKQREIAIETIELFAPLANRLGISRVKWELEDLSLRYMEPDTYYDLVTRIATKRAEREERINEIIAVLQEKLTAVAIKAEISGRPKHFYSIYRKMTAQKKDLSEIYDLIAVRVLVDSVKDCYGALGIIHTIWKPIPMRFKDYIATPKTNMYQSLHTTLVGPLGEPFEVQIRTSEMHRTAEYGIAAHWKYKEGGKAQGRSFEEKLAWLRQMLEWQSDQKDTQTFMETLKIEFFSDAVFVFTPKGDVIELPAGSTPIDFAYRIHSNVGHRCMGAKVNGRIVPLDYQLNNGEIIEVLTKTTAGPSRDWLNVVKTSNARNRIRQWFKKEKREEFVERGREAIELELKRLKFDPADVLKAERVLDISKRFNYQNVDDLYFAVGDGVLTVNQIILRLKEELKKEKRLEEDVAAPPEVKPFSGFGKPSQGVRVRGVDNVLIRFSRCCNPLPGDEIIGYITKGRGVSIHRVDCTNVVNMSAEERERIVEVAWDTTSHATYQVEMEVIAMDRERLTTDVMLSVADTKTAINSIYSRATKNKMAQINMVVEIRDLGHLKYLMDKLMKVRDVLEVRRLTPNTRPDKEGESLLG; encoded by the coding sequence ATGCAGGTAACCTTAGGACAATTGTTAAAGCGTGTCCAGAGCTATACGCAAAATCCAAGCGACCTCGAATTTGTCCGCCGGGCCTTTGAATACGCCGATGAAGCCCACACGGGCCAACTGCGCAAGTCCGGGGAACCCTACATCTATCACCCAATGGCCGTTGCCTATATCTTGGCCGACTTGGAACTGGATGTTGCCACCATCGCCGCCTGTCTGCTCCACGATGTTGTGGAGGACACACCGGTGACGCGGGAACAGTTGGAAAAGGAATTCGGCTCCGAAGTCGCCCTCATGGTCGACGGTGTGACCAAGCTGAGCCGCCTGGAGTTTCACTCCAAGCAGGAGCAGCAGGTCGAGAGCCTGCGCAAGATGTTCTTGGCCATGGCCAAGGACATTCGCGTCATCTTGATCAAACTGGCTGACCGCTTGCACAACATGCGCACCCTCAAGCACCAGACGCCGGAAAAACAGCGGGAGATCGCCATCGAGACGATCGAACTCTTCGCCCCGCTGGCCAACCGCCTGGGGATCTCGCGAGTCAAGTGGGAACTGGAAGACCTGTCGCTGCGTTACATGGAACCGGACACCTACTATGACCTGGTGACGCGCATCGCCACCAAACGCGCCGAGCGTGAGGAGCGCATCAACGAGATCATCGCCGTCTTGCAAGAAAAGTTGACCGCCGTCGCCATCAAGGCGGAGATCTCGGGACGGCCGAAGCATTTCTACTCCATCTATCGCAAAATGACCGCCCAAAAGAAGGATCTCTCCGAGATCTACGACCTGATCGCCGTCCGCGTCCTTGTCGACTCTGTGAAGGACTGCTACGGCGCCCTCGGGATCATCCATACCATCTGGAAACCGATACCCATGCGCTTCAAGGACTACATCGCCACACCGAAGACGAACATGTACCAGTCGCTGCACACCACCCTGGTCGGCCCCCTCGGTGAGCCCTTCGAAGTGCAGATCCGCACCTCTGAGATGCACCGGACCGCTGAATACGGGATCGCCGCCCACTGGAAGTACAAGGAGGGCGGCAAAGCGCAGGGACGGAGCTTCGAGGAAAAGTTGGCCTGGCTGCGTCAGATGCTCGAATGGCAGTCAGACCAGAAAGACACGCAGACCTTCATGGAGACCCTGAAGATCGAGTTTTTCTCCGACGCCGTCTTCGTTTTCACCCCGAAAGGCGACGTGATTGAACTGCCGGCCGGGTCCACGCCGATCGACTTTGCCTACCGCATCCACTCCAATGTGGGCCACCGCTGCATGGGCGCCAAGGTGAACGGGCGCATCGTTCCCCTGGACTACCAACTGAACAACGGCGAGATCATTGAAGTATTGACCAAAACGACGGCAGGACCCTCACGGGACTGGTTGAATGTCGTCAAAACGTCGAACGCCCGCAACCGCATCCGCCAGTGGTTCAAGAAGGAGAAGCGCGAGGAGTTCGTCGAGCGGGGCCGGGAAGCCATCGAACTGGAATTGAAACGGCTGAAGTTCGATCCCGCCGATGTCCTGAAAGCCGAACGGGTGCTGGACATCAGCAAGCGCTTCAACTACCAGAACGTTGATGATCTCTACTTTGCCGTCGGCGACGGCGTCTTGACGGTCAACCAGATCATCCTTCGCCTGAAAGAGGAACTGAAAAAGGAAAAGCGCCTGGAAGAGGATGTGGCGGCGCCGCCGGAAGTAAAGCCCTTTTCCGGTTTCGGCAAGCCTTCCCAGGGGGTGCGGGTGCGCGGCGTTGACAACGTGCTGATCCGCTTTTCCCGTTGCTGCAACCCCTTGCCGGGCGATGAGATCATCGGTTACATCACCAAGGGGCGGGGCGTTTCCATCCACCGTGTAGACTGCACCAACGTGGTCAACATGTCGGCGGAGGAACGCGAACGCATCGTCGAGGTGGCCTGGGACACGACCTCCCACGCCACCTACCAGGTCGAGATGGAGGTCATCGCCATGGATCGCGAGCGGCTGACGACTGATGTGATGCTGTCGGTGGCCGACACGAAGACGGCGATCAACTCCATCTACTCGCGAGCGACGAAAAACAAGATGGCCCAGATCAACATGGTCGTCGAAATCCGTGATTTGGGTCACCTGAAATACCTGATGGATAAACTGATGAAAGTGCGGGATGTTCTCGAAGTGCGTCGTTTGACGCCGAACACCCGGCCGGACAAAGAAGGCGAGTCCCTCTTGGGATAG
- a CDS encoding cation diffusion facilitator family transporter has translation MDERLRVAQLSVMSNSFLVVGKLTIGWLSGSVSVISEGIHSGIDLVAALIAFFSVREASRPADDNHQFGHGKIENVAGTIEALLIFVAAVWIIYEAVEKLSHGGAPPETGWGVVIMAISAGVNYYVSFRLMAVARKTESVALEADALHLRTDVYTSLGVLFGLILLKLTGWTLLDPIVAIGVALLIIKASWDLLQEAFMPLLDQRLPEEEESQIQERIQRHAAKYVNVHAIRTRRAGAERHIDMHMVFCKKTSIEESYDISHRVAREIQEIFPRSTVLVHQEPCDERCGDCQKAHRKENE, from the coding sequence GTGGATGAACGGCTGCGAGTCGCGCAGTTATCGGTTATGTCCAATTCATTTCTGGTCGTCGGCAAGCTGACGATCGGTTGGTTAAGCGGGTCGGTCAGCGTCATCTCCGAGGGCATCCATTCCGGGATCGATTTGGTGGCGGCGTTGATCGCCTTTTTCAGCGTCCGTGAAGCCAGCCGCCCGGCTGACGACAATCATCAGTTCGGACACGGCAAAATTGAAAACGTGGCGGGCACAATCGAGGCGCTCTTGATTTTCGTGGCTGCCGTCTGGATTATCTACGAGGCTGTCGAGAAGCTCAGCCATGGCGGCGCACCGCCAGAGACAGGCTGGGGCGTCGTCATCATGGCCATCTCAGCGGGCGTCAACTACTATGTCTCCTTCCGGTTGATGGCGGTGGCCCGCAAGACCGAGTCAGTGGCTTTGGAAGCCGACGCTTTGCACCTGCGCACCGACGTATATACGTCACTGGGCGTCCTTTTCGGCTTAATCCTTCTGAAGCTGACCGGTTGGACGCTCCTTGACCCAATCGTGGCCATTGGCGTAGCCCTCCTGATCATCAAGGCATCATGGGATCTGTTGCAGGAGGCCTTTATGCCTCTCTTGGATCAGCGGCTGCCCGAAGAGGAGGAGAGCCAGATCCAGGAGCGGATCCAACGCCATGCGGCCAAGTATGTCAATGTCCATGCCATCCGGACACGCCGCGCCGGCGCTGAACGGCACATTGACATGCATATGGTCTTTTGTAAAAAAACCTCCATTGAAGAAAGCTACGACATCTCCCACCGGGTGGCCCGAGAAATCCAGGAGATTTTCCCCCGTAGCACCGTTCTCGTCCACCAGGAGCCCTGTGATGAGCGTTGCGGCGACTGTCAAAAAGCGCACCGGAAGGAAAATGAATAA
- the secF gene encoding protein translocase subunit SecF: MNMIGRRKIWYALSLLILIPGLISLMLRGLNLGIDFTGGSKLELHFEHAVTVEQVRTVLDNANIGKTEVQLAEGNNVIVRTHPLDQSQRNQLLESMKGQVGELSIRSDQTIGPTIGQELARNALLALLLAAIGMVAYISYRFEFKFAVAAIVALFHDILVVAGLFSIFYIEVDSTFVAAILTVFGYSINDTIVIFDRIRENLRKKKKDEPMDALVNRSVTETMTRSIITVLMVIFVLVALLFWGGASTRVFNLAMLIGVISGAYSSIFNASPIWYDLKQIEKAQRRAKMKAA, encoded by the coding sequence ATGAACATGATCGGTCGTCGCAAAATCTGGTATGCCCTATCTCTATTGATCCTGATTCCGGGGTTAATCTCCCTGATGCTTCGCGGGCTGAACCTCGGCATCGATTTTACTGGCGGATCCAAGCTGGAGCTGCATTTTGAACATGCGGTCACTGTCGAACAGGTCCGCACTGTCCTGGATAATGCCAACATCGGCAAAACAGAGGTTCAACTGGCTGAAGGAAATAACGTGATCGTTCGGACCCACCCGCTGGATCAGAGCCAGCGGAATCAGTTGCTGGAGTCGATGAAAGGACAGGTGGGTGAACTATCCATCCGCAGCGACCAAACCATTGGTCCAACCATCGGCCAGGAACTGGCTCGCAACGCCTTGCTGGCGCTGTTGCTGGCTGCCATCGGCATGGTCGCCTATATTTCCTACCGGTTTGAATTCAAATTTGCCGTAGCCGCCATCGTAGCGTTGTTCCACGATATCTTGGTGGTGGCGGGGCTCTTCTCCATCTTTTACATTGAGGTGGACAGCACCTTTGTCGCCGCCATCCTCACCGTCTTCGGTTACTCCATCAACGACACCATCGTCATCTTCGACCGCATCCGGGAGAACCTGCGCAAGAAGAAAAAAGACGAGCCCATGGACGCCCTGGTCAACCGCTCCGTAACGGAAACGATGACCCGGTCCATCATCACCGTCCTCATGGTCATCTTCGTCCTCGTCGCCTTGCTCTTCTGGGGCGGCGCCTCGACGCGGGTCTTCAACCTGGCCATGTTGATCGGCGTCATTTCCGGAGCTTACTCGTCTATCTTCAACGCCAGCCCGATCTGGTATGACCTGAAACAGATCGAAAAGGCGCAGCGCCGGGCAAAAATGAAAGCGGCGTAA
- the secD gene encoding protein translocase subunit SecD: MNARKTLQLVALILVVAVAAALSYGPIKQNAKLGLDLQGGLYVVLQAEETPDRKVTKEEMQQVQAIMEQRINGLGVAEPRIQLEGTNRLLIELAGIQDPDKAVDLIGKTAVLTFRTTDGKTVIEGKDLKEAKEALEPGSKTAIVQMTLNSEGAKKFADVTRANVGKPIGIYLDQDLLQNPTVTEPITGGQARITGYGSLEDARRIALLLNSGALPVKMDMVEKQTVGPTLGAESLDKSETAAIIGIGLIFAFMFLYYRVPGFVAIISLILYSVIVVGILTWLHATWTLPGIAGFLLSLGVAVDANVIIYERLKDELRHGKTLRTAIEDGFHRAFTTILDSNVTTLISVVVLYSLGTGPIRGFAITLGIGIVVSMFTAISFTRLLLRSAGGSGILNNKKLYGA; encoded by the coding sequence ATGAATGCACGCAAAACGCTCCAACTGGTGGCCTTAATTTTGGTGGTGGCCGTTGCTGCCGCCTTGAGTTACGGCCCGATTAAGCAAAACGCGAAGCTTGGGCTCGACCTGCAAGGCGGTCTTTATGTGGTCTTGCAGGCAGAAGAGACACCAGACCGCAAAGTAACCAAGGAAGAGATGCAGCAGGTTCAGGCCATTATGGAACAACGGATCAACGGGCTCGGCGTTGCGGAGCCGCGGATCCAGTTGGAAGGAACCAACCGGCTGCTGATCGAACTGGCTGGGATTCAGGATCCCGATAAAGCAGTCGATCTGATCGGCAAAACAGCCGTCCTGACCTTCCGCACGACAGACGGCAAAACGGTTATCGAAGGCAAGGATCTGAAAGAGGCCAAAGAGGCCTTGGAGCCTGGAAGCAAGACGGCCATCGTTCAGATGACCCTGAACAGTGAAGGCGCGAAAAAGTTTGCCGATGTGACCCGGGCCAATGTGGGCAAACCGATCGGCATCTATTTGGACCAAGATCTTTTGCAGAACCCGACTGTCACCGAACCGATCACAGGCGGGCAAGCTCGCATCACCGGTTACGGCTCGCTGGAAGACGCCCGTCGCATCGCCTTGCTCCTGAATTCGGGCGCCTTGCCGGTCAAGATGGATATGGTGGAAAAGCAGACCGTCGGTCCGACCCTCGGCGCCGAGAGTTTGGATAAGAGCGAGACAGCGGCCATCATCGGAATTGGCCTGATCTTCGCTTTTATGTTCCTCTACTATCGCGTTCCCGGCTTTGTGGCGATCATCTCCCTGATCCTCTACTCGGTGATCGTTGTCGGCATCTTGACATGGCTCCACGCGACATGGACGTTGCCTGGCATCGCTGGCTTTCTCCTATCCCTTGGTGTCGCCGTCGACGCCAACGTCATCATCTACGAGCGGTTGAAAGATGAACTTCGCCATGGCAAGACGCTGCGCACAGCCATTGAGGACGGATTCCATCGCGCCTTTACCACCATTTTAGATTCCAACGTAACCACGCTGATCTCTGTTGTCGTTCTCTACTCTCTCGGCACTGGCCCGATTCGTGGCTTTGCCATCACATTGGGCATCGGCATTGTCGTCAGCATGTTTACGGCCATCAGTTTCACCCGGCTGTTGCTGCGGTCTGCCGGCGGCAGCGGCATCCTGAACAACAAGAAACTCTACGGCGCCTGA
- a CDS encoding HD domain-containing protein: MTVDIRAIRENPEVRAYIEKGDERLSVLGYTEHGLRHSAQVSAQAEAILSHLNYPERVAELAAIAGYMHDIGNAVSRDGHAQIGALLARSILRDMKMDFPEIAEVMAAIGNHDETVGQVVNAAGAALVLADKSDVHFRRVRNKERVSFDIHDRVNYAVRESKLVLEGQDITLTLKTDPEISPLLDYFEIFLPRMVMCRRAAAFLNCRFHLIINDAKML; encoded by the coding sequence ATGACTGTCGATATTCGCGCGATTCGTGAAAACCCGGAAGTCCGGGCGTACATCGAAAAAGGCGATGAGCGCCTCAGCGTGCTCGGCTATACGGAACACGGACTCCGTCATTCCGCCCAGGTCAGCGCTCAGGCGGAGGCGATTCTGTCTCACCTCAACTACCCTGAGCGTGTCGCCGAATTGGCCGCCATCGCCGGCTACATGCACGACATTGGCAATGCCGTCAGCCGTGATGGACATGCTCAAATCGGCGCCTTGCTGGCCCGCAGCATCTTGCGCGATATGAAGATGGACTTCCCGGAGATCGCCGAAGTGATGGCCGCCATCGGCAATCATGACGAAACGGTCGGCCAGGTGGTGAACGCCGCTGGCGCCGCCCTCGTCCTGGCGGACAAGAGCGACGTCCACTTCCGCCGCGTTCGCAACAAGGAACGGGTTTCCTTCGACATCCATGACCGTGTCAATTACGCTGTTCGCGAATCCAAACTTGTGCTGGAGGGCCAGGACATCACCTTAACGCTCAAGACAGACCCGGAGATCAGCCCGCTCCTGGATTACTTCGAGATTTTTCTGCCCCGCATGGTCATGTGCCGCCGGGCAGCTGCCTTTCTGAATTGTCGCTTTCACTTAATAATTAATGATGCCAAGATGCTTTAG
- a CDS encoding aspartyl-phosphate phosphatase Spo0E family protein, with protein MDSLVLLRRIQRKRKELDRLARKFDCRNLTSGLLYRKSCELDRLIVEYMRVNRQMELDFPDFLPGR; from the coding sequence ATGGATTCCTTGGTGCTCTTGCGCCGGATTCAGCGTAAACGCAAAGAATTGGATCGATTAGCCCGAAAATTCGATTGCCGCAATCTGACGAGTGGCCTTTTATATCGAAAATCCTGTGAACTGGATCGACTGATTGTCGAGTACATGCGTGTCAACCGTCAGATGGAACTCGATTTTCCGGATTTTCTTCCTGGCCGCTGA
- the yajC gene encoding preprotein translocase subunit YajC: MDSSSLLLVYLVAMFGLFYLLFIRPQKKAQKQHKEMLDKVRVHERVLTAGGIYGVVTEVGEDTITVKIAEGVQVELAKTAIVEIAEKE; this comes from the coding sequence ATGGATTCGTCCTCCCTTTTGTTGGTCTATCTGGTCGCCATGTTCGGACTTTTCTACCTTCTCTTCATTCGTCCGCAGAAGAAAGCGCAAAAACAGCACAAAGAGATGCTGGACAAAGTGAGGGTCCATGAGAGGGTCCTGACTGCCGGGGGCATTTACGGCGTCGTCACAGAAGTGGGTGAAGATACGATCACCGTCAAAATCGCCGAAGGGGTTCAGGTTGAACTGGCCAAGACGGCTATCGTTGAGATCGCAGAAAAGGAATAA
- the tgt gene encoding tRNA guanosine(34) transglycosylase Tgt — protein sequence MTAAVHYELTKKCDRTSARAGILHTPHGSFETPIFMPVGTQATVKTMTPEEVRDLGAGIILSNTYHLYLRPGSDLVREAGGLHKFMNWPQGILTDSGGYQVFSLGPLRKITEEGVRFKSHIDGSEHFFTPEKSIQIQMDLGADIIMAFDECPPYPAERDYAQKSLEMTTRWAKRCQSAHTREDQALFGITQGGMYADLRKESAARLVEMDFPGYGIGGLSVGEPKPLMYEMLDATVPVLPADKPRYLMGVGSPDCLWEGVERGVDMFDCVLPTRVARNGLAFTSHGKVVIRNAEHARDFDRLDPECSCYTCRNYSRAYLRHLYKAEEILVYRLLTIHNLHMLLNIMRTIRRSILEGRFLEAKKAFFDKYGEEKA from the coding sequence TTGACCGCCGCAGTCCATTACGAACTCACCAAAAAATGTGACCGAACCAGCGCCCGGGCGGGGATCCTACATACCCCTCACGGCTCCTTCGAAACGCCCATCTTCATGCCGGTCGGCACCCAGGCCACCGTCAAGACGATGACGCCGGAAGAGGTGCGCGACCTTGGCGCCGGCATCATCCTGTCGAACACCTACCACCTCTACCTGCGGCCCGGCTCCGACCTGGTGCGCGAGGCCGGCGGCCTGCACAAATTCATGAACTGGCCCCAGGGCATCCTCACCGACTCCGGTGGATACCAGGTTTTCAGCCTCGGACCGCTCCGCAAGATCACCGAAGAGGGCGTGCGCTTCAAGAGCCACATTGACGGGTCAGAGCACTTTTTTACACCGGAGAAGTCAATCCAGATCCAGATGGACCTTGGCGCCGACATCATCATGGCCTTTGACGAGTGCCCACCCTATCCCGCCGAACGCGATTACGCCCAAAAATCACTGGAGATGACGACCCGTTGGGCCAAACGCTGCCAGTCCGCCCATACCCGAGAGGATCAGGCGCTCTTTGGCATCACCCAGGGAGGCATGTACGCTGACCTGCGCAAGGAAAGCGCCGCCCGCCTGGTGGAAATGGATTTCCCTGGCTACGGCATCGGCGGGTTGAGCGTTGGCGAGCCGAAACCGTTGATGTACGAGATGCTCGACGCCACCGTCCCGGTACTGCCGGCAGACAAGCCCCGTTACCTGATGGGCGTCGGCAGCCCGGATTGCCTCTGGGAGGGCGTCGAACGGGGCGTCGACATGTTCGACTGTGTGCTGCCCACCCGGGTGGCCCGCAATGGACTCGCCTTTACCTCCCATGGCAAGGTGGTTATCCGCAATGCCGAACACGCCCGTGACTTCGACCGCCTCGATCCCGAGTGCAGTTGCTACACCTGCCGCAACTACAGCCGCGCCTACCTGCGCCACCTCTACAAGGCCGAGGAAATTCTCGTCTACCGCCTCCTGACCATCCATAACCTGCATATGCTCCTGAACATCATGCGGACGATCCGCCGGTCTATCCTGGAGGGGCGCTTCCTGGAAGCGAAAAAGGCCTTTTTTGACAAATATGGGGAGGAAAAGGCTTAG
- the queA gene encoding tRNA preQ1(34) S-adenosylmethionine ribosyltransferase-isomerase QueA produces the protein MEVALYDYDLPKEAIAQTPAEPRDASRLMLLDRESGVVDHRIFHQIVDILQPGDLLVVNRTRVIPARLYGKKRESDVAVEMVLLTPRGDDRWEVLVRPGRRLKPGTVVDFGEGRLAAEIQETTDFGGRIVRFEYTGDFDKLIDELGEMPLPPYIETPLPQAEAERYQTVYNRERGSAAAPTAGLHFTPQLLDRLRQRGIETTSVLLHVGLGTFRPVQVDRIEDHKMHSEFFQVDPEAAEAIAKAKGEGRRVIAVGTTVARTLETVASRNNGAIAASSGWTDIFIYPGYTFHCIDGMITNFHLPKSTLLMLVSAFAGRENILAAYQEALKQGYRFFSFGDAMLII, from the coding sequence ATGGAAGTCGCGCTTTACGATTATGATTTGCCGAAGGAAGCGATCGCACAGACACCGGCAGAACCAAGAGACGCCTCTCGCTTGATGCTCCTTGATCGAGAAAGCGGCGTTGTCGACCACCGGATCTTTCATCAGATCGTCGACATCCTGCAACCGGGCGACCTGCTGGTCGTCAACCGCACCCGCGTGATTCCAGCCCGTTTATATGGAAAAAAACGCGAAAGCGATGTAGCCGTCGAGATGGTCTTGCTCACCCCCCGAGGCGATGATCGCTGGGAAGTGTTGGTCCGGCCCGGCCGGCGACTGAAACCGGGAACCGTTGTCGACTTCGGCGAAGGCCGGTTGGCGGCGGAAATTCAGGAAACGACCGATTTTGGCGGACGGATCGTCCGCTTTGAGTACACCGGAGATTTTGACAAACTCATCGACGAACTCGGCGAAATGCCCCTGCCGCCGTACATTGAAACCCCCTTGCCCCAGGCAGAAGCTGAGCGCTACCAGACGGTATACAACCGTGAACGGGGATCGGCGGCAGCCCCGACAGCAGGACTCCACTTCACGCCCCAACTGCTCGACCGATTGAGGCAGCGAGGGATCGAGACCACCTCTGTTCTGCTTCATGTGGGCCTCGGCACCTTCCGGCCTGTGCAAGTTGACCGCATCGAGGATCACAAGATGCACTCCGAGTTCTTTCAAGTCGACCCCGAGGCCGCTGAAGCCATCGCAAAGGCAAAAGGGGAGGGACGCCGTGTCATCGCCGTTGGCACCACCGTCGCCCGCACCCTCGAAACCGTCGCCAGCCGCAACAACGGCGCGATTGCGGCCAGTTCCGGCTGGACAGACATCTTCATCTATCCCGGATACACCTTCCACTGCATCGACGGCATGATCACCAACTTCCACCTTCCCAAGTCCACCCTGCTCATGCTCGTCTCCGCCTTTGCCGGACGCGAAAACATACTGGCCGCATACCAGGAGGCCCTGAAACAGGGGTATCGTTTCTTCAGTTTCGGAGACGCCATGTTGATCATCTAA